The DNA segment CACGCCGAAGGGCGCACCGGTGCGCTTCATCATCGAGGACGCCAACTGGGCGATCCGCTGGGTAGGCGAAAACATCCGCGACGAAATCAACAAGCTGCACGGCGAGACGTGCGAAGTCTCCATCACACCGGTCGGCGCAATTGATCGCGTGGTGCATTTTGGCTCACAGTACATGTGGCTGAATTGGGGTGGGGCTGCGGGGCCTTCCAACAAATATGTGGTGTCGTTCTTTCACGGCAAGCGCGAGGACGGTCCCGATGTATCGCGGCACATCGACGATTTTTTAGCCTCGGAACCGAAGCTCGCGCGCATCGTCGCGTCCAACAGCTTGGTGCATGACCGCCTACTGTCGTGGGGCGTTTCGGCGGATAAAATCGTGCGCATCCCCATCGGCGTGAACACCAACGTGTTCGTCCCGCCCAGCGCCGAACAACGCCAAGCAGCCCGCACCAAGTTCAACATCCCCGACGACGCCATCGTCATCGGCTCGTTCCAAAAGGACGGCGTCGGTTGGGGTGACGGAATGGAACCCAAACTTATCAAAGGTCCCGATATCTACGTCGATACCATGAGGGAGCTGGCCAAAGACCTGCCGGTATTCGCCATGTTGACGGGACCGGCGCGCGGCTACGTCAAAGCGCGGCTCGAAGAGGCTGGTATTCCTTACGCCCACGCTTACCCCGATGCGCACGCCGACTTGGTGCAGTGCTATCACGCGCTCGATCTATATACCGTCAGCTCCCGCGAAGAAGGCGGACCCATGGGTTTGATGGAAAGCATGGCGACCCATGTTCCTGTGGTCTCGACCAATGTCGGCATGGCCCCGGACCTGATCGATGACGGGGTTACCGGCGGGCTTGATCTCACCGTCACGCCTTCAGGCTTGGCGGCCAAGGTTCGCGCCATCCTTGCCCCATCCATTGATCGCGCCGCACTGACACAGCGCGCGCGCCAAGCGGTGATGGTGTGCGACTGGGCGGTGGTCGGCAAGCGCCACTACGAAGAAGTTTATCTGCCCTTGATGGCTGATCGATGAAACCAGACGCCTCAGACCCCGGCCTGGAAATCAGCGGCGACGGACACATGTCCGTCACGGACCGCTTGAGGTATCTTTATCGCAACGCGCTGCGCAACATGCGCCCTCGCCGCCGCACGATCCGGGCCGAGACTTATCATCCACGCACGATGACAGACGCCATGGCGATGGCCTCGCCGAGCCGCGCATTGACCTTGTCTTTCCTCGAAACCAAGCTTCCCACCGTTCAGCCACACACCACGGTGCGAGTCCTCGACGTTGGCTGCGGCAGCGGCTTCATGAGCGACACCCTGGCGGCACTCGGCTATGGCGGCGTTTACACCGGCATCGATATCGGTGATCGTTTTCGCACAAACGTTGCGCACCCCGATGCGTTCGAACGCAGTTTCGTCAACGCCGACGCGCATACCTTCGAAACCGACGAACCGTACGATCTGATCCTTTCGTTTTCCGCGTTGGAGCACATTCCCGACGATCAAAAGCTGATCGCGCACTTGGACACGATTTTGGCCGAGGACGGCGCGCACCTGCACATTGTTCCGGCAGCGTGGGGCTTGCCTTTATATTTGTGGCACGGGTTTCGTCAGTACAGCCTTGCCGACATCGAACAACGTTTTGGCTCATCCGGTCTCAAGGTTTACGCCCTGGGCGGTTTGTTCAGTTTCATGTTGCACTTCATCTTCATCACGGTTTTGGAAATGCTATTGCGCTTGCCGGCGCGCAAGGCGCTCCGTCGCCCATACATGGCCTTGCATCGCGCCTGTTTGCGCCTGGACCGGTTCGCACCTCTGGTCCCATCGGCTTACGTTATTTGCAAAACCAAGTTAACCGAGGGGCTTACATAACATGTGCGGCATCTCGGGTCTGTTGACGCAAACGGCGGTGGACCTCGAAGGTCTGGCTGTCGCCATGAGCGACAGCATGGATCACCGCGGTCCCGACGACCAAGGGGTTTGGAGCGACCGCGATGCCGGTATCGCACTCAGCCATCGCCGTCTTTCGATCATTGATTGCAGCCCTGCCGGACATCAGCCGATGGCGTCGGCCAGCGGCCGCTTTGTGATTTCCTACAACGGTGAAATCTATAATTTCGCCGACATCGCCAAGGACCTGCACGCCGCCGGACATAGCGTCAAAGGCGGATCGGATACCGCCGTGTTGTTGGAAGCCTGCGCCGCATGGGGGGTAGAGGCTACCCTGGAACGCTGCATCGGCATGTTCGCCTTCGCCCTTTGGGACCGTGACACCCGCACCCTCACCTTGGCGCGCGACCGGCTCGGCATCAAGCCGCTGTATTGGGCCCATGTCGACGGAACATATCTATTCGCATCCGAGCTCAAGGCCCTGCGCGCGACGAAGCTTGTCGACGAACGGATCGACCGCGATGCGCTGGCAGGATATCTGCGCCACGCCTACGTGCCCGCGCCGCAAACCATTTTCAAAGATGTCTTCAAGCTGCCGCCCGGTCACACCCTGACGGTCCGCGCCGACGATGAGGCCGAGTTGCGCCCCTACTGGGATCTGCGCGCCATCGCGCGTCACGGGTTCAACACCCCCTTTTCCGGCACCTACGACGAAGCCCTCACCGAACTCGAACGTCACCTTTCCGATGCCGTTGCAAAACGCATGGTCGCCGACGTACCGCTGGGGGCTTTTTTATCGGGTGGCGTCGACTCATCGACCGTCGTCGCCCTGATGCAGGCCGCCAGCTCGCGCCCGGTTAAAAGCTTTTCCATCGGCTTTCACGACAAGACCTTCGACGAATCCGCCCATGCCAAGGCTGTTGCGGATCATCTGGGCACGGATCACACCGAACTGTTCGTCACCCCGCAAGATGCGCTGGACGCGGTCGTCGAGTTGCCCCGCTGGTACGACGAGCCGTTCGCCGACAGCTCGCAAATCCCCACCCTGTTGCTGTCGCGTCTGACTCGCCAACACGTCACCGTGGCGCTGTCGGGCGACGGCGGGGACGAGGTATTCGCCGGTTACAACCGCCACTTTTGGGCCTCCCGCATTTGGAACAACGCCGAACGCATTCCCGGTTTTGCGCGCACCATGGCCGCAGGGTTGATCACCGCCGTTCCACCCAGCGCGTGGGATAGCCTCGCCAAGGCGGTGCCGGTAAGCGGTATTCCGCCGCAGCTGGGCGATAAGCTGCACAAGGTCGCCAACATCTTGGGCGCGGATGACATCGACGGCGTCTATCGCCGCTTGGTCAGCCAATGGCAGGACCCGTCCAGCGCGTTGCTCAACGCCCATGAACGTCAAGGGGTGCTGTGGGACGAGACCACCGCCCATGACCGCCCCGATGCCATCGGCCGCATGCAGATGTTGGATATGTTGACGTATTTACCCGATGACATTTTGACCAAGGTCGATCGCGCTTCGATGGCGGCATCTTTGGAAGCGCGGGTGCCGTTGCTCGATCATCGGGTGGTGGAATTCGCCTGGACCCTGCCGCGCGATTTCATGGTGCGTGACGGTCGAGGCAAGGCGATCTTGCGCGACGTACTGTATCGCCATGTGCCCCGCGAGTTGATCGAACGCCCCAAGATGGGCTTCGGCGTACCACTGGCCGATTGGCTGCGCGGCGATCTGCGCGAATGGGCGGAAGATTTGTTGTCCGCCGAACGTCTCAACGCCGACGGTTATTTCAACGTTGCGGTCGTGCGCAACCTCTGGGCGGACCATCTATCGGGCAAGCGCAACGCCCAACACGCGTTATGGGCGGTTTTGATGTTCCAGGCGTGGCGTGTGTCTAAGCCTTAAGCGGGCGTGCACACAGCCCAAATTTCGCCCCACCGCACATCTTGGCTTTCGATCTGAAGGCCCGCGCGCGCGGTTTCGTCGGCGAATTCCTCCAACGTATGTTCGATGTAGTGGGTGGTGTCGGAAAAATAGCCGATGCCCAATTCCTTACGCATGGGCAAATGCCAGGAGCGTTCGAACACAGGCACGCGGATCAGCACCTTTTTGGGTTGAACCTTGCTCAGCAATCCCCGCATGAACGCGACCCGGTCTTCGATGTGTTCCCACACGTTGGACAGCACCATCACGTCCCATTGACCGGACGGTAGATCACGCAAGGCGTCGCCGAGAACGAACGTCAGATTGGCGGGGTTGTCGGCGTTTTGCGCTTGGGCCAGACGCGGCCCGTCGCTATCGATGCCCGTCACCTTGGCCCCGTCCACCCGCGCAGCGATGGAGCGCGCCAACGCCCCATAACCACAGCCGATGTCCACCACTGCGCTGCCGGGCGCGATGTTGTCGACGAAGAAGTCGTGGTAGCGGGTCAAGCGGTGCTTGGGATGCACGCCGTCACCCAACGCCATGGCACGTTCCGAAATCACCTTTTCCGCCATATCGAGAATTTGAAACTGACGGCGCAACGCGTCCGCAGGCGCGCCGACACGCGAATCCAAAACCATCAGGCCTTTGATCAATCCCAATCGCGCCTTTGCAGGGATCAGGTACAACGGCCACGACAACACGCGGATCAAGGCAAGCAGCAGGGGTCTCATTCGTTCAGGCTCTTTCTTCGATTAAGCGGGCAAACACCTCACCGTGGCGCTGTTCCCAATGGCGAATGTCGAACCGTTCGACGGCGCGGGTGCGCGCGATACGGCTGTAGTCGTCGTGCTTGGCGGCAATATCGACCATGCCTTGGGCAATCGCTTGCGGATCCGGCGCGTGGGGCTCGTCCCAGCTTTGTACGCAATCCAGACCTATGCCCGCATCGCCGACCAACTCGCCGACCCCGCCGGTGTCGGAATACAACACCGGCAGGCCGCTGGCCAGGGCTTCCAACACGGTATTGGGGCACGGGTCGTTGTGCTTGGTCATGATGTAGGCGTCGGCACTTTGATAAATCGCCGGGGCTTGTTCTTGGGTGTACGCCCCGCTGAGGCGCACCCGATCTGCGATGCCGAGCTCGACGGCCAAAGCCATGGTGCGCGCAACTGCGTCGGGGGCAACCCAGCCCGCGATCTCCAACACCGCGTCCAACCCCAATTCCACCGCCAGCGCCAAGCCGCGCACGGAGCTGTCGATGCGGTAAAACAGGTGGTTGTCGATTTTTCCGGTGAGCAAGAACCGGTACGCCTGCCCGCCAACCAGCGTCGGTGCAGTTGTGGGGCGATAAAAATTGGTGTCCACGGCGTTGTAGAGGACCTCCCCAGCTCCTTCACGGTGTCCGAGGTACTTTTCCGCCGAACGACGGCAAAATTCGCTTTGGAAAAACACGTGGTCGGCCTTGTGGAAGGTACGTGCCATGCGGCGGTTTTGCGCCTGCCAGTCGCCATCGTACCAGCCTGGATAAAACACCCCGTTTTGATTGTGCACGATGGGCACGCCGCGCAATTTCAGCAGCGCCAAGGCAAAATCAGGCAAGTAGGGGGTGTTGGACAGCACGTACACAACGTTGTAGCGCCACAACCGTTCGGGAAACAACGCCCGCAGACGCTTGACCTTGACCAACGGCCCGCCCACATCGCCGGGCCTGGCACCGCCGTAAAACACCCGCACACCGCCCGCACGGTTGGAAAACGGCATGCTGAAAACGGCATGAACCGCCAAAGCGGTCGACCAGCCCCAACGGAGGATTTTCTTGGATACGGGATCGTGCAACATGGCCCTATACATGGCATATCTTAAGCGCCAGGGGAATCCGTCTCTTAAGCGTGGATAATGGGGGCGAAAAGGTTGGTTTTCGGGCCAAATCTTTTTCCCCATACCGCAACAGAGCGACTATAATCCGCTACCTTTCAGCTTAGAGACCGCGACTGACCGATTCATGTCCGAATCCGCACACCAATCCCACGATGCACCCGCACCGGAAATCTCGGTCATTTTGCCGTGCTACAACAGCCACCTGCACCTGCAGCAGACGCTGGACAGCCTGCGCGCCCAGACCTATCGCGATTTCGAAATCGTGCTGGTGGATGACGGTTCCAATGATCCCGACACCATTGCCTATCTCGACGCGCTGCCCGACGACGTGCGCATGATTCGCCAAGAAAATCTGGGGTTGCCCGGTGCGCGTAACACCGCGTTTCGCAACGCGCGCGGCACCTACGTGCTGCCGCTCGACTGCGACGACTGGCTGGAACCGACCTATTTGGAACGCGCCATCGCCACCCTCAAGACCGGCCCGGATAAAACCGTGGTTTACAGCCATCTGGTCGTGTTCGGCGATGTCAGCGGCGTTTTGCGCAAGAATTATAACTTTTTCGAACAGTTGTTCCTCAACCAGCTGCCTTATTGCCTATTGATGCCCAAGTCGGCGTGGCAAGAGATCGGCGGCTATGACGAAACCATGCGCCAGGGCTACGAAGACTGGGAATTCAACATCCGTCTCGGCATTCATGGCTATTTCGGCGAGGCAATAGACGAGCCGCTGTTTCATTACCGGGTCAGCCAGACCGGCATGCTCAAAAGCATCTCACGCAGCAAACACGGCCGTCTTTGGGCGAGCATTCAAGAAAAGAACCCCGCGGCCTACACGCCGTCGCAATTGTTCAAGACATGGCGGATTTGGCGCAAAAAGCCATCCACATACCCATTGTGGCTCTATTTCGGCTGGATCTTGCTGCATTGGTTGCTGCCCAACGCTATATTTGCCAAGCTGTTTCAGGCTCTTTTACCCTATTCCCATTCCGCCCGTGAAAACACCGGGCAGGAAACCGGGGCACCCGCTTAACTATCATTTCTAACAAAACGGAATCACCTTATGTCAGGCAAAACCGCGCTCATCACCGGCATCACCGGCCAAGACGGCGCTCTTCTCGCAGAGCTGTTGTTGTCGAAGGGATATACGGTTCACGGCGTCAAGCGCCGCTCGTCGTCGTTCAACACCGGGCGCGTGGACCATCTGTATCATGATCCGCACGAGCAAGATGTCCGGTTTTTCATGCATTACGGTGATCTCACCGACGCCACCAACCTGATCCGCCTGATCCAAGAAACTCAGCCTGACGAAGTTTATAACTTGGCGGCGCAAAGCCACGTGCAGGTCAGTTTCGAAACGCCGGAATACACCGCCAACTCCGATGCCTTGGGCACCCTGCGCTTGTTGGAGGCGATCCGCATTTTGGGCCTGGAAAAAACCACCCGTTTTTATCAAGCCTCGACCTCGGAACTGTTCGGTGACGCCCCTGCGCCGCAAAGCGAAACCACCCCGTTTCAACCGCGTAGCCCGTATGCGGCGGCCAAGCTTTACGCTTACTGGATCGTGCGCAATTACCGCGAAGCCTATGGTATGCACGCGTCCAACGGCATTTTGTTCAACCACGAAGGCCCGACCCGAGGCGAAACGTTCGTCACGCGCAAGATTTCACGTGCCGTGGCCGCGATCAAACACGGTCTGCAAGACCGCATCTATCTGGGCAACCTGGATGCATGCCGCGACTGGGGCCATGCGCGCGATTACGTCGAAGGCATGTGGCGCATCGTCCAACACGATGAGCCCGACGATTTCGTTCTGTGCACCGAAGAAACGCACTCGGTGCGCGAATTCGTGGAACTGAGCTTCTCACACATTGGACGCACCATCGAATGGCGCGGCGAAGGCGTCGATCAAAAGGGCGTCGATGCACAAACCGGCGACGTGCTGGTCGAGATCGATCCGCGCTACTTCCGCCCGACCGAGGTCGAATACCTGCTCGGCGACGCCACCAAGGCCCACACTGTTTTGGGCTGGAAACACACCACTCCGTTCACCGAACTGGTGCGCGAAATGGTCGAATACGACCTGGAACTCTTAACGAAGGACAGCAATCGCCACAACCGCCATGACTGATCTGCTCTATCCTCTCAAAGGCAAACGCATCTGGGTGGCTGGCCATCGCGGCATGGTTGGCGCCGCCCTTGTTCGACGCCTCGCCAATGAGGATTGCGAAGTCATCACCGCGGGACGGGACGTAATGGATCTGTTGCGCCAGCAAGAGGTCGAAGATTGGATGGCGGCCACCCGCCCCGACGCCGTGATCATTGCAGCGGCCAAGGTCGGCGGCATCTACGCCAACGACACCTACCCGGTCGATTTTCTCTACAACAACCTGATGATCGAATCGAACATCATCCACGCCGCACATTTGAACGGCGTGGAAAAATTGATGCTGCTCGGCTCGTCGTGCATATACCCCAAGCTCGCCCCTCAGCCGATACCCGAAGACGCTTTGCTGACCGGACCGCTGGAGCCCACCAACGAATGGTATGCGGTGGCGAAGATCGCCGGCATCAAATTGTGCCAAGCGCACCGCAAGCAATACGGCTGCGATTACATTTCCGCCATGCCCACAAATCTTTATGGCCCCGGCGACAATTTCGATTTGCTCAGCAGCCACGTCGCCCCTGCATTGATGGTAAAAACCCATAACGCCAAGCTTGCAGGAGACAAGAACGTCGAAATTTGGGGCACGGGAACGCCGAAGCGCGAGTTCCTC comes from the Magnetovibrio sp. genome and includes:
- a CDS encoding glycosyltransferase family 4 protein — translated: MSGVTDSLRVLRNTAKCLPTRILSSIGISTPKGAPVRFIIEDANWAIRWVGENIRDEINKLHGETCEVSITPVGAIDRVVHFGSQYMWLNWGGAAGPSNKYVVSFFHGKREDGPDVSRHIDDFLASEPKLARIVASNSLVHDRLLSWGVSADKIVRIPIGVNTNVFVPPSAEQRQAARTKFNIPDDAIVIGSFQKDGVGWGDGMEPKLIKGPDIYVDTMRELAKDLPVFAMLTGPARGYVKARLEEAGIPYAHAYPDAHADLVQCYHALDLYTVSSREEGGPMGLMESMATHVPVVSTNVGMAPDLIDDGVTGGLDLTVTPSGLAAKVRAILAPSIDRAALTQRARQAVMVCDWAVVGKRHYEEVYLPLMADR
- a CDS encoding class I SAM-dependent methyltransferase, producing MKPDASDPGLEISGDGHMSVTDRLRYLYRNALRNMRPRRRTIRAETYHPRTMTDAMAMASPSRALTLSFLETKLPTVQPHTTVRVLDVGCGSGFMSDTLAALGYGGVYTGIDIGDRFRTNVAHPDAFERSFVNADAHTFETDEPYDLILSFSALEHIPDDQKLIAHLDTILAEDGAHLHIVPAAWGLPLYLWHGFRQYSLADIEQRFGSSGLKVYALGGLFSFMLHFIFITVLEMLLRLPARKALRRPYMALHRACLRLDRFAPLVPSAYVICKTKLTEGLT
- the asnB gene encoding asparagine synthase (glutamine-hydrolyzing), whose translation is MCGISGLLTQTAVDLEGLAVAMSDSMDHRGPDDQGVWSDRDAGIALSHRRLSIIDCSPAGHQPMASASGRFVISYNGEIYNFADIAKDLHAAGHSVKGGSDTAVLLEACAAWGVEATLERCIGMFAFALWDRDTRTLTLARDRLGIKPLYWAHVDGTYLFASELKALRATKLVDERIDRDALAGYLRHAYVPAPQTIFKDVFKLPPGHTLTVRADDEAELRPYWDLRAIARHGFNTPFSGTYDEALTELERHLSDAVAKRMVADVPLGAFLSGGVDSSTVVALMQAASSRPVKSFSIGFHDKTFDESAHAKAVADHLGTDHTELFVTPQDALDAVVELPRWYDEPFADSSQIPTLLLSRLTRQHVTVALSGDGGDEVFAGYNRHFWASRIWNNAERIPGFARTMAAGLITAVPPSAWDSLAKAVPVSGIPPQLGDKLHKVANILGADDIDGVYRRLVSQWQDPSSALLNAHERQGVLWDETTAHDRPDAIGRMQMLDMLTYLPDDILTKVDRASMAASLEARVPLLDHRVVEFAWTLPRDFMVRDGRGKAILRDVLYRHVPRELIERPKMGFGVPLADWLRGDLREWAEDLLSAERLNADGYFNVAVVRNLWADHLSGKRNAQHALWAVLMFQAWRVSKP
- a CDS encoding class I SAM-dependent methyltransferase codes for the protein MRPLLLALIRVLSWPLYLIPAKARLGLIKGLMVLDSRVGAPADALRRQFQILDMAEKVISERAMALGDGVHPKHRLTRYHDFFVDNIAPGSAVVDIGCGYGALARSIAARVDGAKVTGIDSDGPRLAQAQNADNPANLTFVLGDALRDLPSGQWDVMVLSNVWEHIEDRVAFMRGLLSKVQPKKVLIRVPVFERSWHLPMRKELGIGYFSDTTHYIEHTLEEFADETARAGLQIESQDVRWGEIWAVCTPA
- a CDS encoding glycosyltransferase family 4 protein, with amino-acid sequence MYRAMLHDPVSKKILRWGWSTALAVHAVFSMPFSNRAGGVRVFYGGARPGDVGGPLVKVKRLRALFPERLWRYNVVYVLSNTPYLPDFALALLKLRGVPIVHNQNGVFYPGWYDGDWQAQNRRMARTFHKADHVFFQSEFCRRSAEKYLGHREGAGEVLYNAVDTNFYRPTTAPTLVGGQAYRFLLTGKIDNHLFYRIDSSVRGLALAVELGLDAVLEIAGWVAPDAVARTMALAVELGIADRVRLSGAYTQEQAPAIYQSADAYIMTKHNDPCPNTVLEALASGLPVLYSDTGGVGELVGDAGIGLDCVQSWDEPHAPDPQAIAQGMVDIAAKHDDYSRIARTRAVERFDIRHWEQRHGEVFARLIEERA
- a CDS encoding glycosyltransferase family A protein, producing MSESAHQSHDAPAPEISVILPCYNSHLHLQQTLDSLRAQTYRDFEIVLVDDGSNDPDTIAYLDALPDDVRMIRQENLGLPGARNTAFRNARGTYVLPLDCDDWLEPTYLERAIATLKTGPDKTVVYSHLVVFGDVSGVLRKNYNFFEQLFLNQLPYCLLMPKSAWQEIGGYDETMRQGYEDWEFNIRLGIHGYFGEAIDEPLFHYRVSQTGMLKSISRSKHGRLWASIQEKNPAAYTPSQLFKTWRIWRKKPSTYPLWLYFGWILLHWLLPNAIFAKLFQALLPYSHSARENTGQETGAPA
- the gmd gene encoding GDP-mannose 4,6-dehydratase, coding for MSGKTALITGITGQDGALLAELLLSKGYTVHGVKRRSSSFNTGRVDHLYHDPHEQDVRFFMHYGDLTDATNLIRLIQETQPDEVYNLAAQSHVQVSFETPEYTANSDALGTLRLLEAIRILGLEKTTRFYQASTSELFGDAPAPQSETTPFQPRSPYAAAKLYAYWIVRNYREAYGMHASNGILFNHEGPTRGETFVTRKISRAVAAIKHGLQDRIYLGNLDACRDWGHARDYVEGMWRIVQHDEPDDFVLCTEETHSVREFVELSFSHIGRTIEWRGEGVDQKGVDAQTGDVLVEIDPRYFRPTEVEYLLGDATKAHTVLGWKHTTPFTELVREMVEYDLELLTKDSNRHNRHD
- the fcl gene encoding GDP-L-fucose synthase, yielding MTDLLYPLKGKRIWVAGHRGMVGAALVRRLANEDCEVITAGRDVMDLLRQQEVEDWMAATRPDAVIIAAAKVGGIYANDTYPVDFLYNNLMIESNIIHAAHLNGVEKLMLLGSSCIYPKLAPQPIPEDALLTGPLEPTNEWYAVAKIAGIKLCQAHRKQYGCDYISAMPTNLYGPGDNFDLLSSHVAPALMVKTHNAKLAGDKNVEIWGTGTPKREFLHVDDLADGLVFLMQNYSDYDHINIGRGDEVTIRELAETIAEVVGYEGGYVYNTDKPDGTPRKLMDSSRIHNLGWSAPTSLRQGMASTYAWFMENVA